TCACGGCGCTCGACTTGTCGACCTGGACGATCACTTTGTCGAGCTGGTGGTAGTTCCGCTTCTCGGCGCGCTCGTCGTCGGTTTCGGTCGAGTCGCTGTTGTTGGAGCCGCCGCTGTTGGCATCCTTCGCCGCGAGCTCCATTTCCTGCTGCGTAACCTCGGAACGGTTCCGATAGCGCAGGAGCATGGTCGGCAGCGGGACGTACACGTCCATGTTCGCGTCGCGGATCCCGAGCTTGGACGCGATGTCGGCGGACACCTTGCGGTCCTGCAGCACGCCGACGACCGTGAGCCACTCGTTGCCGACCTTGATCGCCTTGCCGATCGGGTTTTCGGTCGTGAAAAAGCGCGACTTCACCCCTTGGCCGATGATCGTCACCGACGACGCGGCGCCGTAGTGGCGCTGACCGAACCCGGCGCCTTCGTCGAGGTGGAGATTCATCAGGCGGAAGTAGCCCGAGTCGACGCCGACGATCTTGCCCGACCGATGATGGCCTTCGCGTGTGATGACGCTGTTGACGACGACCTCGCTGCTCGTGCCGGCGACGTCGGGCACCGTGCGGCGAATCGCGTCGGCGTCGAGATACGATAGGCCGGGCGTGAACCGTTTCGAGTCCTTCTTTGCCGTCGGGTCGTTGTCGACCTTGCCTTCTTTCTGCTCGACGATCGGCGTGATGACGATGTTGTTCGCGCCGAGGAGCTTCATTTCCTCCAGGATCGCCTGCTCGGCGCCGCTGCCGATGGCGAGCATCGCGATCACCGACGCCACGCCGAAGAGGATTCCGAGCGAGGTCAGCCCCGCGCGCAGCTTGTTGTGGGCGAGCGCTTCGGCCGCGGTGCCCGCGCTGAAGCCCAGCTGGGCGATGACCGCCTGCAGTCGCGACGCCCGGGGAGGCGACGCGGCCGGTGCCGCGGCGAGGGTCGCCACGCGTCAGCCCTTCGGTTTCGTCGCGGGGACGGCGGCCGGCGCGGAACCCGTCGCCTTGGGCGCTGGAACGACGAGCTTCGGAGCGGGCTTTTCGTTACCGGCCTTCGCGTCGCCGGGCTTGGCGCTGTCGGGCTTCGCCGGCAACGTGACCGATTTGGCGGTATCACCGCCGGCGCCCGGGGGAGCGGTCGGCTGGAGACCCGGGATGATGTCAGTCTTGATCGTTGCCTTGTCGGCGGGTGGCGTGAGGAACACGCGATCGTCCTGCGACAAGCCCTTCTTCACGATGATTTCGTTGTCGTTCGTCGCGCCCGTCTCGATCATCTGCCGCACCGCGCCTCGGCCGTTCTTCTTGTACGTGTACGAGTAGCCGCCCTCCGATGTGACCGCCTCGAGCGGAATCGACAGGACGTTCGGCACCGACATGACCTCGACCGCATTCGACGTCGTCATGCCGGGGCGCAGCGTCGTGTCAGCCTTCGCGACCTCGATCTTCACCTCGAACACCTTGGAATCCTGATTCGGCCGCTGCTCGCCGACGTTCGCGATCGACGTGACCTTTCCGGTGAGCTTCTTGGTCGGATCGGCGTCGAGCGAGATCGACACCGGCTGGCCGACAGCGAGCTTGCGCACGTCGACTTCGTTGACGTAGGTCTGCGACTCCATCTGGGTCAGGTCGGGGAGCGTCGCGACGGTCGGATCCCACGTGTTCCACTGCGATCCGACGCCCTTTTTCTTTCCGTTCCATTCGCGAACGTAGATCACCATCCCCGGCGAAGGTGCGTTGATGGTGAATCCGTTCAGCGCATCCTGCACCATCTTCAAGTTGTTCTGCTGACGCCCGAGGTCGGCCGACGCGACCGACATCTTCGCTTCGGCCTGCTTGGTTTTCGTATCGAGGTCCTTCTTGGACTGCTCGAGTGCGCGTTGCGCCTTTTCGTAGTCGATCTCGGCCTGGCGCTTGATCGACGGTGCCTCGAACTGGGCCTGATCCTTGGCGATCTTCTTTTCCTCGAGCCCGTACTCGGCGGTCTTCACGGCCTCGCGTGCCGTCGACAAGTTGAGTGCGGAGTCCAATGAGACGTCCGTGAACTGCGCCTGGGCCTTTTGCAGATCGAGCGTCACGCTCTGCTGGCGCGTGGCGGCCGGCGCGCGATCGAGCTCGGCGATCTTGTCGCCTTCCTTGACCACCGTGCCCTCAGGGACGATCCACGTGATCTTCGACTGATAGATCTGCGCGGGCATGGAATTCGGCCCTTGGATCTGCACGAACTTGCGAGCCCGAAGTTCGCCGGTCGTGGTGACGATGACCTTGAAGTCGCCCTTTTTTACAGGCGCGGTGAGCACGGCCTCGGCCGCGGAGGCGGTCGATGGCCACTTGTACCAGGCGATCGGCCCGCCGATCACCAGAACGGCGATCAGGACGGGCAGCCAGCGCGCACGCAGTTGACGCATCTCGAGGTTCCTCGAGTCAGGTGGTCGGGCAACTGATCGAGCTCTGAGCCAGCGACACGCAAACCGGGTCGCGCCCGCAGTCTAGCGGGGCTGGGACGACCCGGGGATGAACCGTTCATTAGCGTTCGATGAACGCGAGGTACCCGTCAGTGCGGGGCCCGGTTCCATCGGCACCAGGCAATTCGACACCGCGAAGCGGCGAAGCGTTTGCCTGGCGGACGGGGCGGCTGGAGGGTGGACCGGTGGACAGGTGGACAGGTGGACAGGTGGACAGGCAAAGCCTCAGATGCTGAGGCAAGACGTCTGAAGCCAGACTTCTGAAGCCGGGCCGTCCGAGCTCCCACTGTCCACCCGTCCACCCGTCCACCCGTCCACTCTAGAACAGCCCCACAATCTCCCCACTCGGCAGCCGAGCCATCCGTTCCGCAGCCGGCTCTTTCGGGAGTCCGGGCATCGTCATGATATCCCCGCATTGGGCCACAACAAACCCAGCCCCGGCCGACGGGCGTACTTCATTGACCGTGATACGGAATCCGCGGGGGCGCCCTAGTTTCGTGGCGTCGTCGGTCAGCGAGTACTGGGTTTTGGCCATGCAAACCGGGGTATTGCCCATGCCGATCGACTCGAGGTAGGTGATCGCCCGGTCCGCTTCCGGCGAGTAGTCGGCTCCGTCGCCCCCGTAGATCTGCCGAACAATCGTGTCGATCTTCTCCTTGATCGGGCGATCGGTCGCGTACAGCGGACGGTATTCGGCGCCCTTCTTGTCGAGCAGCGTGAGCAGCTCTGCGCCGAGCGCTTCGCCGCCCGCCCCGCCCTTCTCCCACACTTCGGTCAGCGCCAACGGAACGCCGACCGACTTCGCGAACTCGGCGACGAGCGCAAGCTCCGCTTCGCTATCCGCCGAACGACGGTTGAGCGCGATCACACCGGGAACGCCGAAGTGCCGCACGTTCTCGACGTGCTTCTCGAGGTTCGGCAACCCGCGCTCGAGCGCGCGCAAATCCTCGACACCGAGATGCTTCTTGTCGGCCCCGCCGTGCATCTTGAGCGACCGCACCGTGGCGACGATGACCGCCGCTTCCGGATTCAGTCCGCCCATGCGGCACTTGATGTCGAAGAACTTTTCGGCGCCGAGATCCGATCCGAATCCCGCTTCCGTCACGACGAGATCGGCGAGCGCGAGCGCCGAACGAGTCGCGAGAATGCTGTTGCAGCCGTGGGCGATGTTGCCGAACGGGCCGGCATGGACGAACGCCGGGCCGCCCTCGAGCGTCTGCACGAGATTCGGCCGGATCGCGTCCTTGAGCAGCAGCGACATCGCTCCGGCGGCGCGCAGCTCGCCGGCCGTCACGGGCCGCTTCGCCGCGCCGTAGGTCGCGCCGAGGATGATGCGCGCCAGGCGCTCCTCGAGATCCTGCACGCTCGTCGCCAGCGCGAGGATCGCCATGATCTCGCTCGCCGGCACGATGATGAAATGCTCTTCGCGCGGCACGCCGTCGCCCACGCCGCCGAGCCCGACGATCACGTTGCGCAACGCGCGGTCGTTCATGTCGATCGTGCGCGGCCATGTGATGCGGCGCGGATCGATGCCGAGCGCGTTCCCCTGCTGCAGATGGTTGTCGAGCATCGCCGCGAGCAGCGAGTGCGCGCTCGAGATCGCGTGGAAGTCGCCGGTGAAATGCAGGTTGATGTCGTCCATCGGGACGACCTGCGCGAATCCGCCGCCGGCGGCGCCGCCCTTCACGCCGAATACCGGCCCCAGGCTCGGCTCGCGAATGCAGAGCGCGACCTTCTTGCCCATGCGCCGCAGGGCCTGCGCGAGCCCGACGGAGACGGTGCTCTTGCCTTCACCGGCGGGCGTGGGGTTCGTCGCGGTGACGACGACGAGGCGTCCGCGTACCGGGCGCTGCGCGATGTCGAGCGGAATCTTCGCGATGTATTTGCCATGGAGATCCAGCTCGTTGCGCTCGAGCCCGAGCTCCGCGGCGACGTCCTCGATGGGACGCATCTTGACGCGTTGGGCGATTTCGATGTCCGACGGGACGGCAATGGTGCTCACGGCGCTAAACCTCGAGTGACAGCGGGTGAATGCGTTCAGGGTGAGTGTACACGTTCGCCGATTCGCCGCGCAGCAAACCGACGAGCGTCACGCCCGCGGCTTCGGCAAATCGAATGGCAAGACCGGTCGGACGCGAGATCGCGGCGACGAGCTCCACGCCGCACACGGCCGCCTTCTGGATCATCTCGTAGCTCGCCCGGCTGGTGACGACGACGAATCCGCTCGACGCCGGCGTGCCCGCGCGGGCGAGCGCGCCGAGCACCTTGTCGAGCGCGTTGTGACGTCCGACGTCTTCACGCGCGACCGACAACTCGCCGTCGGCCGTCGACCAGCCGGCGCCGTGCACGGTGCTCGTGGCGTTGTTTACGGATTGCTGGCGAGAGAGCTCGGCGCTGGCTCGCCAAAGCGCGCTCCGTTCGACTCGCAGCGCGCGGCCGACTTCCGACGGAATGCGCAGCGCGTCGCCGATCGTCTCGACACCGCAGAGACCGCAGCCCGTGCGCGACACGAGCCCTCGCACGCGCTCGCCGAGTCGTTCGGCGTCGGCCGGCGAGATTTGAATCTGAAGCTCGATCCCATGATTCGCGCGCACCGCGTCGACTCGCTCGACGTGCGCCATGTCGTCGACGATACCCTCGGTGATGCTGAACCCGACGGCAAGATCATCCAAGTCGTTCGGGGTTCCCATCACGACCACGTACGGCCGGCCGTTGTACACGAGCGCGATCGGAACTTCTTCCGCGACCTCCGCCGACGACTCGGCGGACGAGTCCCCCGTCAGCCGAACGAAGGACCGCGCCGCGGAGACCCGCGTGTATCCGAGCCCGGCGAGCGGATGGGGGGGATCAGTGACGGCCATTGCCTTGTTCGGCGGCGCGCGGCTGCACGAAGCGCCACCCGAACCGTCCCTTGATGCAGAGATTGCCCTGCGTGATCGAATTCTCGAGCGGCGACGTCGCCTTGATGATTTCGCCGTCGTCGACGTGGAGCCGCAGGGTGCAACCGACGCCGCAGTACGGGCAGATCGTGTCCGTCGTCGTGACGTTCGATTCATCCCACGTGCCCTCGGCGCGCCGATCGAATTCCGTCTTCGCCATCAGCGCGCCGGTCGGACAGACCGCGATGCAATTCCCGCAGTAGACGCACGCCGATTCGGGCAGCGGAACGGCGAACTCCGTCGAGATGTGCGCGTCGAATCCGCGCCCGGCGACGGCGATCGCAAACGTATTTTGATGGTCCGGCCCACACGCCTCGACGCACTTGTAGCACAGAATGCACTTGGCGTAGTCGCGGACGTAGAGATCGTTGTCGACCGTCGCCGGCTCGGCGACCGTCGCCGCGAACGCGGGATCCGGTGGCGCGTGGTGTCCCGGAATCGACGCGTCGCGTGTTCCGGCGGGAGCGGGCGGCGCCTTCGGACCGAAGCGCGCGGGTTTGGCGTCGTAGTCGTCGATCCAACGCTCGACGTCGGGCGTCGTCGAGAGATCGACCGACGACGCGAGCAGCTCGAGCACCAGTTTTCGGCTGTGCTTCACGCGCGGCGAGTCGGTGTGGACGACCATTCCTTCTTCGGCGGCGCGCGAACACGACGGGGCGAGCACGCGCGCGCCCTCGACCTCGACGACGCACACGCGGCACGCGTTCACCGGATGCAGCGTGTCGAGGAAACAGAGCGTCGGCACTTCGATGCCGGCCTGACGACACGCGGCGAGCAGCGTCGCGCCTTCGGGCACGGTGACCTTTTGCCCGTCCACGGTGACGGTGACGGTGCGCATCGACGTGCGACGGCTCCTGTCCGTCGCGATCGTCGGCCGCTGGAGCTGAACCAGCGGCGGCGTGGACGCGACTTCAGTCACGCCCTGCCTCCCGATTGTGCGCCGTTCAGCACGCCGACCCGATGGATCGCCGACTCGATGGCGGCATACGCCGTTTGTCCGAGCCCGCAGATCGATGCGTCCTTCATCGCCAAGCCAACCTCGTCGAGGAGCGACACTTCCTGTGGTACGTCGCCGAGCGTCCGTCCGCTGGCAATTCGATAAAGCGCCTCTTCCTGGCGCACGGTTCCCACGCGGCAAGGGACACATTGTCCGCACGACTCGTCGCGGAAGAACGACGCGATGCGCAGGAGGATCCGCTTCATGTCCACCGTGTCGTCGAACGCCACGATGACGCCGGATCCCAAGGTCGCTTTCGCCGCGCGCGCACCCTCGAAAGTGAGCGGCATGTCCAACTCGTCGGGGCGCACGAACACGCCGGCCGCGCCGCCCAGCAGCACGGCCTGGAGCGAGCGTCTTCCCGCCACGCCGCCGGACAATGCGAGCAGATCGCGAAGCGTCGCCCCGAATTCGACTTCGTAGACGCCCGGCGCCTCCACGTTTCCGCTGACGCAGAACAACTTCGTGCCGGTCGACTGTTCGGTGCCGATCCGCGCGAACGCCGCGCCGCCGTGCAATACGATCGACGGCACGTTCGCCAGCGTCTCGACGTTGTTGACCACCGTCGGCAGACCGAACAGTCCGGCCTGCGCCGGAAACGGCGGCTTGTTTCGTGGCTCGCCGCGGTAGCCCTCAATCGAATTGAAGATCGCCGTCTCTTCGCCGCAGATGTACGCGCCCGCGCCGCGGCGAATCTCGATGTCGAACCGAACGCCGCGGCCGAGGATGTCGTTGCCGAGGAATCCATGCGCGTGCGACTCGGCGATCGCGCGCGCGAAGCGCTCGGCGCCGACGGGATATTCGCCGCGAATGTAGAGGAATCCGCGTTCGCAGCCGGTCGCGAATCCAGCGATCGTCATCGCCTCGACGATGGCGAACGGATCGCCGTCGAGGAGCACGCGATCCTTGAATGTCCCCGGCTCCGATTCGTCGGCGTTGCAGATGAGGTAATGCGGCCTCGCCGACTGCTTGGCGACCGCTTCCCATTTGCGTCCGGTCGGAAACGCGGCGCCGCCGCGACCCATCAGCTTCGAGTCGATCATCTCGCGAATCACCGCGTCGGGTCCGATCTCGAGCGCGCGGCGCAGCGCCTCGAATCCGCCGGACGTCGTGTATGCGGCGATATCGGTCGGATCGATCGTACCCACGCGGCGCAGCAGCCGATCGACGTGCCCGATCGACGTGGACGGCGTCGTCGTGTTCGAGTCCTGCGGGAGACGCAACGTCTGCGTCTCGGTCATCGGCGTGGTCCAGAGTGAGTCGACGATCATCGCGCGCGAGCGGCGCGGCTTCGGCTCCCGCGACGGCGATCCGCCGCGCAGAATCGTGCGCGCCTCGTCGAGCGACAGGTCGCGAATGACTTCTTCCGTCGGGAGCGGTCCGGCTTCCTGAAGCAGGGCGGCCGTCGCGTAGTCGCACTGTCCGAGACACGGCGACCGCATCCAGACCGTGGCGCCGTCGTCGATGTGAACGTGATCGCCATTCGGGCCGTGGCCGTGCGCGGGACCGACCGACGCTTCGATCTGGCCGATCAACTCCGCGGCGCCCAGACAACGGCACGCGATGTCGTCGCAGACGTGCAGCACACGGCGCGGCCTCGGCGTCGTGGACAGCAGCGCGTAGAACGTGGCCACGCTCCACGCCTCGGCGGGCGGGACGTTCAGCCGAACGCAGACGTACTCGAGGCCCGTCTCGCTGATCCATCCGACCCGAGACTGCAACGCTTCGAGCGCGGGAAGCAGCAGATGCCGGCGTTCACGAGCCGCCCGACCGCCGTGCGCGACGTGCGCGTCGTAGAGGTCACCGCGCTTTCCGCCGTCCCACGCCGACGTGGGCGGCCCGAGCAGCGCGTCGACCGCGGCACGCTCGTCGTCGGTCGGGACGGAGTGCCGCAGCCTCAAATCCATCAGTCGTCCCCTGCGGCGGCGAGCGGCTCCGTGCGACGGGCGGCGGGGGAGCGCACCGATTTCACGGCGACCGGTTCCACACGCACGGCGCACGCCTTGAACTCGGCGGTGCCGGACTTCGTGTCCGTCGCGTTGATGGTGAGAAGGTTGGTCATGACGTCGTCGGGGAAGTGCAACGTCATGAAAACTACGCCGGCGCGCAGACCGCGGTCGATGTAGACGGGCGCGTCGAGTGCGCCGCGTCGCGAGGTCACGTGGACGATGTCGCCCGGGCCGACCCCAAGCCGCGCCGCGTCTTCGGGCGACATGTCGACCGTCTCGCCGCGATGAAGCGGCGAGGCATACCCCCCGCTCTGCACTCCGGTGTTATAAGACTCGAGCCGCCGGCCGGTCGATAGAATGAACGGATACTGATCGTCCGGCTGCTCGACGGGACCTTCGTGGTGGACGACCGAGAAGGGCGCGAGCCGGCCGCGCTTCGCCGGATCGTCGTCCCAGAGTCGCGAGTGCAGGAACTTCGTTCCGGGATGCTTCTCGTCGGGGCACGGCCACTGGAGTCCGCCGAGCTCCTCGAGGCGCTTGTAGGTCATGCCATAGAGCTGCGGAGAGAGCGCGCGCACCTCGTTCCACACGTCTTCCGCGGTCGGCGAGCCCCAGTCGTAACCGAGTCGTTTGGCGAGCTGCGACATGATCCAGATCTCGTCCCGCGCATCGCCCGGCGGCTCGACGGCCTTTCGACAACGCTGAACGCGCCGTTCGCTATTGGTGACGGTGCCCTCGCCTTCGGCCCACGTCGCGGCCGAGGGAAGAACGACGTCGGCCAATTGCGCCGTCTTCGTGAGGAAGAGCTCCTGCACGACGAGGTGGTCGACGTTCTCGAGCAGGTGCGTCACGTGCGTCGCGTCGGCGTCCGACTGCGCCGGATTCTCACCGATGACGTAGAGCGCCGTGAGCTCCTTCGTCTCCATCGCCTGGATCATCTCGGTGAGATGCCATCCGTCCGTTGGAATGATGTCGCGACCCCACGCGCGCTCGAACTTCACCCGGTGGTTCTCGGTGGTGACGTCCTGGAATCCGGGGAGTTTGTTGGGGAGCGCGCCCATGTCGCCGCCGCCTTGGACGTTGTTCTGTCCGCGGAGTGGATTGCACCCGCAGCCGTAGCGTCCGACGTGGCCTGTGAGCAGCGAGAGATTGATCAGCGCGAGAACGTTGTCGACCGCGTTGTGGTGCTCGGTGATGCCGAGCGTCCAGCAGACCATGGCGCGATCGGCGGTCGCGTACGCGTGCGCCGCGTCGCGGATGACCTCGGCCGGAATTCCCGTGACCCGCTCGCCGAAGGCGAGGGTGTATGGCTCGACGGCTTCTTTGTACGCCTGATA
Above is a window of Gemmatimonadaceae bacterium DNA encoding:
- a CDS encoding 2Fe-2S iron-sulfur cluster-binding protein → MTEVASTPPLVQLQRPTIATDRSRRTSMRTVTVTVDGQKVTVPEGATLLAACRQAGIEVPTLCFLDTLHPVNACRVCVVEVEGARVLAPSCSRAAEEGMVVHTDSPRVKHSRKLVLELLASSVDLSTTPDVERWIDDYDAKPARFGPKAPPAPAGTRDASIPGHHAPPDPAFAATVAEPATVDNDLYVRDYAKCILCYKCVEACGPDHQNTFAIAVAGRGFDAHISTEFAVPLPESACVYCGNCIAVCPTGALMAKTEFDRRAEGTWDESNVTTTDTICPYCGVGCTLRLHVDDGEIIKATSPLENSITQGNLCIKGRFGWRFVQPRAAEQGNGRH
- a CDS encoding formate--tetrahydrofolate ligase, with protein sequence MSTIAVPSDIEIAQRVKMRPIEDVAAELGLERNELDLHGKYIAKIPLDIAQRPVRGRLVVVTATNPTPAGEGKSTVSVGLAQALRRMGKKVALCIREPSLGPVFGVKGGAAGGGFAQVVPMDDINLHFTGDFHAISSAHSLLAAMLDNHLQQGNALGIDPRRITWPRTIDMNDRALRNVIVGLGGVGDGVPREEHFIIVPASEIMAILALATSVQDLEERLARIILGATYGAAKRPVTAGELRAAGAMSLLLKDAIRPNLVQTLEGGPAFVHAGPFGNIAHGCNSILATRSALALADLVVTEAGFGSDLGAEKFFDIKCRMGGLNPEAAVIVATVRSLKMHGGADKKHLGVEDLRALERGLPNLEKHVENVRHFGVPGVIALNRRSADSEAELALVAEFAKSVGVPLALTEVWEKGGAGGEALGAELLTLLDKKGAEYRPLYATDRPIKEKIDTIVRQIYGGDGADYSPEADRAITYLESIGMGNTPVCMAKTQYSLTDDATKLGRPRGFRITVNEVRPSAGAGFVVAQCGDIMTMPGLPKEPAAERMARLPSGEIVGLF
- a CDS encoding ABC transporter permease — protein: MATLAAAPAASPPRASRLQAVIAQLGFSAGTAAEALAHNKLRAGLTSLGILFGVASVIAMLAIGSGAEQAILEEMKLLGANNIVITPIVEQKEGKVDNDPTAKKDSKRFTPGLSYLDADAIRRTVPDVAGTSSEVVVNSVITREGHHRSGKIVGVDSGYFRLMNLHLDEGAGFGQRHYGAASSVTIIGQGVKSRFFTTENPIGKAIKVGNEWLTVVGVLQDRKVSADIASKLGIRDANMDVYVPLPTMLLRYRNRSEVTQQEMELAAKDANSGGSNNSDSTETDDERAEKRNYHQLDKVIVQVDKSSAVTAVADLTRRMLQRRHNDVTDFEISVPELLLQQEQHTKTIFNIVLGAIASISLIVGGIGIMNIMLASILERIKEIGVRRAVGATQKEIGAQFLSEAVMISLAGGIAGILLGVGLATVIEHIAKIHTIVSAMSVVVAFGVSAAVGVVFGLVPASRAAKQDPITCLRYE
- a CDS encoding NAD(P)H-dependent oxidoreductase subunit E — its product is MDLRLRHSVPTDDERAAVDALLGPPTSAWDGGKRGDLYDAHVAHGGRAARERRHLLLPALEALQSRVGWISETGLEYVCVRLNVPPAEAWSVATFYALLSTTPRPRRVLHVCDDIACRCLGAAELIGQIEASVGPAHGHGPNGDHVHIDDGATVWMRSPCLGQCDYATAALLQEAGPLPTEEVIRDLSLDEARTILRGGSPSREPKPRRSRAMIVDSLWTTPMTETQTLRLPQDSNTTTPSTSIGHVDRLLRRVGTIDPTDIAAYTTSGGFEALRRALEIGPDAVIREMIDSKLMGRGGAAFPTGRKWEAVAKQSARPHYLICNADESEPGTFKDRVLLDGDPFAIVEAMTIAGFATGCERGFLYIRGEYPVGAERFARAIAESHAHGFLGNDILGRGVRFDIEIRRGAGAYICGEETAIFNSIEGYRGEPRNKPPFPAQAGLFGLPTVVNNVETLANVPSIVLHGGAAFARIGTEQSTGTKLFCVSGNVEAPGVYEVEFGATLRDLLALSGGVAGRRSLQAVLLGGAAGVFVRPDELDMPLTFEGARAAKATLGSGVIVAFDDTVDMKRILLRIASFFRDESCGQCVPCRVGTVRQEEALYRIASGRTLGDVPQEVSLLDEVGLAMKDASICGLGQTAYAAIESAIHRVGVLNGAQSGGRA
- a CDS encoding molybdopterin-dependent oxidoreductase, translating into MQSSNNSPRTPSGAYARLTQPLVRDAGVLRPASWDEALDKAAEGFRRNLDKNGRTATGIFSCSKSTNEVNFLASKMARQVFGNNNIDSCNRTUHAPSVVGLTAILGAGGSTSSYEEAEHCDFAFLWGSNAREAHPIWFHHLLKGIQNGARLYVVDPRRTTSAEWADTWLGLNVGTDVALANTMAREIIHAGLAHSEFIKRGTTDYQAYKEAVEPYTLAFGERVTGIPAEVIRDAAHAYATADRAMVCWTLGITEHHNAVDNVLALINLSLLTGHVGRYGCGCNPLRGQNNVQGGGDMGALPNKLPGFQDVTTENHRVKFERAWGRDIIPTDGWHLTEMIQAMETKELTALYVIGENPAQSDADATHVTHLLENVDHLVVQELFLTKTAQLADVVLPSAATWAEGEGTVTNSERRVQRCRKAVEPPGDARDEIWIMSQLAKRLGYDWGSPTAEDVWNEVRALSPQLYGMTYKRLEELGGLQWPCPDEKHPGTKFLHSRLWDDDPAKRGRLAPFSVVHHEGPVEQPDDQYPFILSTGRRLESYNTGVQSGGYASPLHRGETVDMSPEDAARLGVGPGDIVHVTSRRGALDAPVYIDRGLRAGVVFMTLHFPDDVMTNLLTINATDTKSGTAEFKACAVRVEPVAVKSVRSPAARRTEPLAAAGDD
- the fdhD gene encoding formate dehydrogenase accessory sulfurtransferase FdhD, whose amino-acid sequence is MAVTDPPHPLAGLGYTRVSAARSFVRLTGDSSAESSAEVAEEVPIALVYNGRPYVVVMGTPNDLDDLAVGFSITEGIVDDMAHVERVDAVRANHGIELQIQISPADAERLGERVRGLVSRTGCGLCGVETIGDALRIPSEVGRALRVERSALWRASAELSRQQSVNNATSTVHGAGWSTADGELSVAREDVGRHNALDKVLGALARAGTPASSGFVVVTSRASYEMIQKAAVCGVELVAAISRPTGLAIRFAEAAGVTLVGLLRGESANVYTHPERIHPLSLEV
- a CDS encoding efflux RND transporter periplasmic adaptor subunit is translated as MRQLRARWLPVLIAVLVIGGPIAWYKWPSTASAAEAVLTAPVKKGDFKVIVTTTGELRARKFVQIQGPNSMPAQIYQSKITWIVPEGTVVKEGDKIAELDRAPAATRQQSVTLDLQKAQAQFTDVSLDSALNLSTAREAVKTAEYGLEEKKIAKDQAQFEAPSIKRQAEIDYEKAQRALEQSKKDLDTKTKQAEAKMSVASADLGRQQNNLKMVQDALNGFTINAPSPGMVIYVREWNGKKKGVGSQWNTWDPTVATLPDLTQMESQTYVNEVDVRKLAVGQPVSISLDADPTKKLTGKVTSIANVGEQRPNQDSKVFEVKIEVAKADTTLRPGMTTSNAVEVMSVPNVLSIPLEAVTSEGGYSYTYKKNGRGAVRQMIETGATNDNEIIVKKGLSQDDRVFLTPPADKATIKTDIIPGLQPTAPPGAGGDTAKSVTLPAKPDSAKPGDAKAGNEKPAPKLVVPAPKATGSAPAAVPATKPKG